The Mus pahari unplaced genomic scaffold, PAHARI_EIJ_v1.1 scaffold_6410_1, whole genome shotgun sequence genome contains a region encoding:
- the LOC110315658 gene encoding ribonuclease 2B-like isoform X1 — protein sequence MKLPYSWLCLLLLLGLVLILASCEQLTPSQKFEIRHIYNSSYPRCDDAMRRVNKYNRYNNTCRYLNTFLHTTFADVVHVCGNPNTTCKDGTSTNCHNSSSQVFMSFCNLTTKAKIYTKCKYEKKTEPMKYYTVACNPRTPWDNPIYPVVPVHLDRIF from the exons ATGAAGTTACCATATTCATGG CtttgtctcctgctgctgctagGACTTGTCCTAATCCTTGCCTCATGTGAGCAACTAACTCCTTCCCAGAAGTTTGAGATCCGGCATATCTATAACAGCTCCTATCCTCGCTGTGATGATGCAATGCGGAGAGTTAACAAGTATAACAGATATAATAATACCTGTAGGTATCTAAATACCTTTCTTCATACAACTTTTGCTGATGTTGTCCATGTGTGTGGCAATCCAAATACCACCTGCAAAGATGGGACAAGTACAAATTGTCATAATAGTTCATCTCAGGTATTTATGTCTTTTTGTAACCTCACAACTAAGGCAAAAATTTATACCAAATGCAAATacgaaaaaaaaacagaaccaatgAAATATTACACAgttgcctgtaaccccagaactccatGGGACAATCCCATCTATCCAGTAGTTCCGGTTCACTTGGATAGGATATTTTAG
- the LOC110315658 gene encoding ribonuclease 2B-like isoform X2, which produces MGPKLCLLLLLGLVLILASCEQLTPSQKFEIRHIYNSSYPRCDDAMRRVNKYNRYNNTCRYLNTFLHTTFADVVHVCGNPNTTCKDGTSTNCHNSSSQVFMSFCNLTTKAKIYTKCKYEKKTEPMKYYTVACNPRTPWDNPIYPVVPVHLDRIF; this is translated from the coding sequence ATGGGTCCGAAGCtttgtctcctgctgctgctagGACTTGTCCTAATCCTTGCCTCATGTGAGCAACTAACTCCTTCCCAGAAGTTTGAGATCCGGCATATCTATAACAGCTCCTATCCTCGCTGTGATGATGCAATGCGGAGAGTTAACAAGTATAACAGATATAATAATACCTGTAGGTATCTAAATACCTTTCTTCATACAACTTTTGCTGATGTTGTCCATGTGTGTGGCAATCCAAATACCACCTGCAAAGATGGGACAAGTACAAATTGTCATAATAGTTCATCTCAGGTATTTATGTCTTTTTGTAACCTCACAACTAAGGCAAAAATTTATACCAAATGCAAATacgaaaaaaaaacagaaccaatgAAATATTACACAgttgcctgtaaccccagaactccatGGGACAATCCCATCTATCCAGTAGTTCCGGTTCACTTGGATAGGATATTTTAG